cgggcagctagctggtctgtgggtgccgcgtctcccctcgccggccgcctccttcttcgacgcccgcaagctgttcgacagtttgccaaggtacaaaaatggactccgccgacgagttctttttccacaatttcatttgcgactccgacgactcgttgtccgacgacgaggaggagatattggctgccgtgttggtccatcaccacctcaacaaccagcgaccgttgttccgtggctccattccgagccaccttccggcgttgaatcgtaacCGAGAGAGCGGACATTTCCTTCTCtgaaaggactactttgatacaacaaacccgttgttcaaacatcaccaATTCCGTCGCCGGTTCCCTATGtgtaggcatgttttcaaccgtattagagagggagtgatcggctatgatgactacttcgagtgcaaagaggatgctgtcggcaagattggtttctcctcttatcagaaatgcactgccgccatccgaatgcttgcatacggagtgcccggtgatctcattgacgagtacgtccgtatgagcgagtctacatgcctagagtccctgtataagttatgcaaggctgtgattgctgtgtttggccctgagtacttgagagagccgacagctgcagatacagcccgtttgttggcgatgaatgctagcaggggcttcccggggatgcttggcagcatagactgcatgcactgggagtggaagaactgcccttctgcttggcaagggcagtataagggacatgtcagggcttgcactgtcatactagaggccgtggcgtctcaagatctctggatctggcactttttctttggcatggctggatcacacaatgatatcaacgtgcttcagcgctcgccgatgtttgctaggcttgccgaaggcaacagcccaccggtgaactttactgtcaacggccacaactacgacaaagggtactatttgggtgacggtatctatcctcagtggaccactattgtaaaGACAATACCCGACCCtgttggagagaaaaggaaaagatttgcccaagagcaagagagtgctagaaaggatgtcgagcgtgcctttggtgttttgcaatctcgatggggcatcgttcggtatcctgctagtacttggagcacgcagaaactatgggaggtgatgactgcttgtgtgatcatgcacaatatgatcgtagaagacgagcgcccggaacgtctgtacgatcaaggctttcagtttcagggtgagaatgttgtgcctgagcatggagtagcggcaacatttgagcagttcactcagtttcatgaagacatgcgtgattgggaaactcacgtgcaactgcaaaatgatttggttgagcatatgtggactcatgttggcaaccaatagatgtatctacTTTTATTCGTTCgtaaaactatgtgaaacatttttatttttatttggcctgtAAAAACTATAATATTTATTTGGGCGGACtattttgtttgttaaattttcatttcacaatatgttgaatgcaatgcaaaattgggcggccagccggccacgccgcacatatgggtcggcgcgttgggcgcgtgCCGACCCATATAAAAAAcagggcgggcggccgacccaaacggataaaaagcggacgaaatcgccgtccgtttgggtcagccCGTTGGAGTTACTCTAATTGCTCCAGTGAATAACACGACCGAACACCAAGATGGAAGCACACTGAAGTAGGTATATACTTTCTCCGTCATAttcgtttgagcgacaagtaattctaattggagggagtatatgttttgcTAGTCCAGTAAATACTTACCGTGACAAGAGGCAAAACGACTCTTATGTAACTGATTAGAAAATATTGTGCCCCGAAAAGGAAGATTTTCCAGGAGAAAACCAACTAAAATACTGACGAGAGGTAGTAGGCGTTGGATACCTCTTGGAGCATGGTGCCGTCGTCGGTGCTGAAGATGCGCACGAGCGTGCCCTTTGATCCGGCTGTGGCGAGCAGCCGGCCGTCGCGGGAGAGCGCGATGCACGACAGGCTCGACGCGTGCGCGCGCACGTCGACGCTGCCGGGCTTGCCGGTCCGGCGGACCTGCACCGCCCCCTTCTCCGGCCGCGGCAGGGCGCAGACGAGCCGCGTCTCCTGGTCAACCGCCAGCGCGCACAGCCCAAGCGGGTTGGGGCCCGTCTGAACCAGCTTTCGGCTCTTCAAGTCGCCGCTGATGACCAGCATGGCCATCTGCTGGCCGGCGACGAGCACGTGGCCCCCGAGAAGGCGGAGCCCGCCCACGGGGCCGAGGTCGGGGGTCTTGGTCGAGCCGATGGCTATCTGCTTCGCCTCCCCGCTCTCCTCGTCCCAGAAGTAGATGGCGTGGTGCTCGGCCGCGCCCTTGACGGCGCCTGCCATCTGGGTCACAACGGCCACGCGCGACCGCGTTAGCAGCTCGGCGGAGGTCACCACGACGCCGGGAGAGGCGACGGCGTCGGACTTGTAGTGGACGCGCTCGACCTTGTCGTCGTCGCAGGAGAAGACGTGGAACCCGGTGGCCGCGGACGCGACGAAGTGGGAGGTGCCGCTGCTGAAGGCGACGTGGACGATCGGGGAGTCGGCTTCGGCGGGGGCCGCGGGGGACGACGACGGCGAAGACGCCATGGTCGATCAATCGAAGCCGaaacctagctagctagctagctgatgAATCGATCAGCACGGCGGTGACGACGTATGTACCCTGCGCGTCCGTGACCGTGATTTAAGCCGCTCGTACGGAATTGGGTAACCATAACTACGTCGAACCGACCGTGACAAGCTTTGCATGTTTGGCCacgcaaaaataaaaaaaactttgCATGGTTGGAGCCGGACTCTGTAACTTGCAGCGCACACGTAAGCGGACTACAACTATCCACGAAATCCACCCAGTATCAAAACTGAATTCAGTTTTGTTAAAGCACGTCTAGATGTGTCCTAATTATTGCACATCTATTTTATTGTCTACTTTATTTTTCTTGTAGTGTGACTgggtcacttagatgtgcaataactagatgTGCCTAGATAGACACgaatgatttttttttttttgaattgtgaagCTTCCGTtctaaaatataagacgttttagtaGGTTATAAACTAGCctacaaaaacatcttatattttaaaATAGAGAGAGTAAACGTTAGGGATGCTGCTAATTAGCGGCTAGCTGCATCACGACACGAGAGGTCCCCACGATCATCGGCAACAAAACTCTGACAATGTTGAGGACGACGAGGTTGACGACTCGACGAGGTTGTGCGGGGTAACGGACATATAATGTGCACGCGATAACCTTTGGGGAAGGCTTTAGCTGAGCATGTCGACGCCCCAACTGGAACTTGGCTAGAAGATTAAAATGACAGCAGTGCACTGATGAGGGACACAAGGGAGAGAAAAGATAGAAGGCGACAAAGCGGAGGCAT
This region of Triticum aestivum cultivar Chinese Spring chromosome 2D, IWGSC CS RefSeq v2.1, whole genome shotgun sequence genomic DNA includes:
- the LOC123048742 gene encoding autophagy-related protein 18a-like, with the protein product MASSPSSSPAAPAEADSPIVHVAFSSGTSHFVASAATGFHVFSCDDDKVERVHYKSDAVASPGVVVTSAELLTRSRVAVVTQMAGAVKGAAEHHAIYFWDEESGEAKQIAIGSTKTPDLGPVGGLRLLGGHVLVAGQQMAMLVISGDLKSRKLVQTGPNPLGLCALAVDQETRLVCALPRPEKGAVQVRRTGKPGSVDVRAHASSLSCIALSRDGRLLATAGSKGTLVRIFSTDDGTMLQELRRGIDRADIHCIAFSPDFRWLAVSSDKGTVHVFPVASVDKATLTMEGGDGDALLVAPSRAAAFPPAPAAAKQGSLLPSFLKGYLPSYFSSERSLAQVRLREGVEYAVEFWRHHPNTILIAGTDGSFYRCRFDPVNAGEMKQLEHERFIKKINE